gtcggtttGTTTTCAACGCGTAGTGTATCTTTGACACCATATTTGTAATGCATTGATgttttcatttgcagcgtttcatttttcattcctttctctctttaaatgtctctctctctcattttctctctctctcgtccatagcaaGTTGTTACAATCATTgatacaacgcaatcatatggttcccataaatgcatgttctacaagtgtggctgtatagcctagtggtcaTGACAGTCGCTCTTGGACCGTGGGTAcctgggttcaaatcccgcctcgccaagaatgtttattttatttatttattattctcgatctctgtctgtctctttctttctctctctgcacctcctctcctcatgcttggttttggccgggtagttgaatcgagtgacaaagtttttcgcattTAGGTAGGCCAAGAAAGACTTGTCTTTAATGAATGTGTGGAGCATCGCAAATGCGCGATGATAAAGTGCAAAAACAGCGCCagcgtccaaccaaaacgaagcggcagagtccACATCGTCATTTGTCGTTAGCGGAAATGTTACGCGAATCGTACATCgtcaacgcggtgttatgcgcggcatccttcataagtgcgtagtcgccatccatgatcgcgtcgattaGAAAGCCTACGTGCAACGCTCCCTAGCATCGATTGCCAccacggtttcgtccgcagcggttgaaGCAAActgtagtttcattttgactctgcgcgcgcgtcggccgcgtgccttcaaaactgcgtagtcgccatccatgattaGCGAACGCGGTTTCGTGCGTGCGTAGGCGGCctgccttcagaaccgcaaggtcgccgtccatgatcgcgtcgatagcagccaCGGTTTCGTcggcagcggttgcggcaaacagtagtttcgctgtttgccgcaaccgtagtagcagtagtagtttgCCGCAAACAGTAGTAGCTCACGGCCGATAaaatcgggatgtgcgcgtggTAGTGAAAAGCATGTCTCAGATAAAGCCGCGCGCCGCGGACTCACTGCGAGCGTTATATAATGAGTCTCGAggtgacgagaattgcagcttctgcattgcttttgtgcaaaataggcacacgatttgctgattcattcagtaaataaaagctgttgacgtagtaagcatttgtttgttttcttgataccctagATAATTCGACATACGCTTAAttcggtcattttttttttcggttcccTGAAATCTGAATtgacgagattttactgtactcAAAGTAGAGTTGGAACTAATTCCAAGATCTCTTGTGATGAAATGCTATAATTAAGTGTCCCCGTGCGATAAGCACTGAAAACTGTCATTCTTTATCGGCATATGTCTTGGTTGCGATGCAGTCTTGTCTTGGTTGATAACGATTGCACCCAGTTTAGACCATGTGTGTTGCATGTCGCCATCAAAGTAGCCTGCCGAACACCACCATTGGCCCCAAACATGTTGCATGCTAAGCCTAGCCTCTCTATTattagggggggagggggaggttccttggcacttcatgaagcttagcagggttcccccTGGGACCAACATGCTTTGAGAACCCCTGCTTTAAAGCATAGCCACTTGCACGATTTGCAGATCATAAACAGATAATACTGTAGAGATACCATAGAACAGCCCTTATGGCTAATACACACAGTGCCAACAAATTTAGAAACAAAATGCAGCAAGTGTGTAAAATCTTAGATGGTCATTACAGAGAAAGTGCAGAAAAACAATTTAAAGTGGAAACCAGATCTGTAACACTGCCATGTTACTATGAGGGATGTTCACAAAGTTCGTATTATTGTCATGAAGGAACATAGACTAAGCAATGAGACTCATGTTGAAATATAATTTGAGTCCCCACACTAATGCTAAGCATTATTTGTTATTCAGTTATTCTCCCATGCACTAGAGCCTTAACTTGTGCATTAATTTGTGGTTTGCCATCGCGTCGTGGTCAGCCACTCCATTTTTTGTTGTCATGGCTTGCTCAACGGCATTCAAATGCAGGGTCCCTTCAAATGCAGAAAGAAGATCACTTCTTGTGCTTCAACCAACTTTACCGATGGATGGTGCTGTTTGTTTTGATGTTCTAGGGGTATACCATGGTACCATGTACAACAAAATTTTTATATTTCGCTGAAATTAGAGACTGGCACTTATTTTGATACCTATCGTGTAAGCCTGTTACAAATTTATGGTGCTGATATGAACTTTATGAACACCCCTCATATGTGCAATGCTCTACAGACCATAGGAGCTCAGTAACCTTTTTTACTTGAATACTGAAAGTGAATACTTGATCTTGACAGTGTTAACAGACAATATTGCCGAGATACGAGGAGCGCCACCTGAGAAATGCACATCACTCGGACACCAAAATGAAGATGGCAGCTGCTTAGTTCCATTGGAAAAGCACAAGATGTAGCATGCATGGGTCAAAAAGTTTTCATTCCTCCCTAAGACATTTCTCTATGAATTTTTTCTATATGATCCACCTGCAGTAAGTATATTATTATTCTTAATAGCATAAACTGCCTTACAGTGATTTTTGTGCTTAACATTGCACAATTATTGCTTCATGCAATAAAGGCCTGGGACCTTGAATTCAGCTAAATGATTGCAGGTTATGCAAGTCATTCATTTCCAGTTAAATTGTCAGCAAAATGCACTGAAATAATAGCCTGTAAGCTGTTCCATTAATTTCTTTCATCAGCATTACAACAACTAATATTTATTTTTACTATGACAGCAGTTATAAGCTAGGATGTGTGTTCATGCTGTCCATCCCATGCAATCACAAGCCTCACAAGCTGTGCATCCATTCCGAAGCTCCATGACAACTGAACTGCACCAACCCAACTATTTGGTTGTTTAAAACGCAAAGATAAGCTAAAAGACATCAGCAAGGAGCCATCTCCTTTCAAACTGGCTCGTGTTATAGAAAGCTGCTAAAACTTTTACAGGAACAAATATAGACAAAAAGCAGGAAGATGGCTCAATCATGCACGTAAGTTCTGCAAGATAGCATGCAGTAAAAAGCCAATGAAGAGAAGGTGTAGGTTGAACAATATTTGCGAAAGACTGGAAGAAATTGCACAGAACTGCATGCCCTGCAAAACTGCAAAATATTTCGGGACATTGAAAATGATCTGCACAACATTGCATAGCATTGGGGGGTGACATTATTCATCATTTAAATCCTTTTCTTGAACTGCAAAAAGAACTAACTTGCAATACAAAAGTGCATCTACTGAATAATGAATGGAAGCCAATTCACTTTACAAATCAGGCATTACGAAGCTGCCCAGACCCTCTTTCACCAAACCTGTGCACAGACATACGAGCACATACACATGTATGcatgtaaacacacacacacacacaaacaaatctTAGCCATGAAATATATGTTATATGCATAGCTTATCAAAATAATTTGAGCACACTGCTGGAAAAGCTTTGGAAATAAAAAGGCAAATGATTCTACTGCTTACTGCTATACACCCTAAATTGAAAAGTTAAAACACAGTTGTGGTTTAAAAGTTTCTCATCACATGTTTGTACCATGTTCTTAATTTACATGGTAAGTAAAAATTGAGTTTTTCAATATGTGGTCAGGTAACTTTGCTAATATGTAACAACTCCAAACAAAACCAGTGTCCACAAAAACTGCCAAGTAAAAAAATTACATGCCATTGCTTGTGCAGTGGTAAGCTATCTGGTTCCCCTGCCCGGCAGCTTAAGATTTTAGCTGCAATGGGTATGGCAGCAAATTGAAACACGATTTTACATCTTTTGCAAAGACAAAACGGCACATCTCTTGCTCATCACAAGTGCAGCTACCATAAACGCATTCAGATGCAGCCAAGTCTACACTTTCCTAGTGTGAACAAGAGCACATTTTATATCTTATGCATGCTAAAGTCAGCAAATGCATTCCAATGGCTGAACGTTCAAAATGGTGGTATCCAGCAAATTGCAACAGCAATAGCGCACATGCTACGATAGTGACTCGGCATAAAAGGCACGGCAGCTCACAGAAAAAAGCAAATGCAGCATTTCACCGATATAAAAGTGTGAAAACttgctacatgacatgcatgaGCATCTGCTACACTTCAAATTACAACCTTCTCTCTTGCAACTGTCTTTGGCAAGTCCATGAAAAATCTGTAGCAAGCCGACATTAAGCATGCTACTTcaggggagaaaaagaaaactaaatgCATGCAAAATTAAACAATATGGGCAGTAATCATTACACACTGGCTTTCTTCTCGGTGGCACAAACTGGGCCAATACGCCCAGCACTGCCAAAACTCACATTAAGGTCTTGTCCGAGATAACATCAAGGTCATCCCTACAGCGGGGGACAAACAGGGTGCAGCACACATGCTCCCATATGTCCTGTGGGTAAGGTTGCGCTTCCTCCCAACCAAGACTGCCATCCAAGTCAAACCTCTCAACAACTCCACTTGCTCGGTCAAATGTAGTGTCACTGTGGAAACCGCCGACTGTGTAGAGCCATGAGCCAAGCACTGCAACACCAGCATGGTATCGTGGGGTTGGCACTGTTGTCACAGGAGTCCATGCATTAGCAGCTATGTCATATGCTTCAACTGACTCGGCAAGGACGCGCGTGCCTGTTGCATCTTCATACCATCCACCACAGACCACAAGGCGGTCCCCGTAGACCACCATGGAGTGGTCAGCTCGGGGTATAGACATAGGCACCATTGTCTCCCAGCTATCGGTGCGTGTATCATAGCGAAGAAGGGAGCTGAGCACTGAATCTGCATTGAGGCCACCAGAAACGAACAAGTATGGGCCCCAGGCTGCTCCAGCATGCTGAGTTCGGGCACCTGGAAGTGGGGCCACAGGCATCCACACATCAGTGTGCGGGTCGTAACGCTCACAATGAGCCTCTCCATCCTCAGCAGTGTCGACATCGCCAAGCACCTCACCAGCACCCCCAACCGCATAGAGATCGTCTCGTGCCACGCAAAGTGCAAATCGGCAACGCTCCCAGCGCATGGGTGCCATGGTCGACCACTCCCCGGTAAGTGCATTGTAACGGAAACCAAACGGGTGCACATTTTCCTGGTGCAGACTCTGGTTGAAGCAGCCACCTACCACATAAAGCTCGTTCCCAAGAACAGCTGTGCCAAAATTGCACTGCTCTACATGAGGAATAGAGGTGAGATATTTCCAACGGCCTGCACTAGGCAAGTAGTACGTGATTTCGTTAGTCACTCCTGACAAACCAAATCCTCCTACCTTGAGCAATACAAGCTCCATGCCTCGAGTATTCACGAGGCTAGGG
The DNA window shown above is from Dermacentor silvarum isolate Dsil-2018 chromosome 1, BIME_Dsil_1.4, whole genome shotgun sequence and carries:
- the LOC119436292 gene encoding kelch-like protein 17 encodes the protein MKEVSRHSDGTVPGFRMVHFESPPHANALLNGLNLLRARGQLLDVTLIAGGREFKAHRAVLAACSDYFRAMFTDAMLESRQPEICLNGVSAQGLRCLLEYAYTSRLVLSLANIQDVLATANHIGLTPVVEACSSYLQDQLDLENCIDVATLAETYSLRRLRKRVYRFICANLHQFAKTPEFQRLSTTQMEHLLACDFPVNCPEGDVLSFVLNWVACDVGDRLSQARKLVSYVCFSEIPASRLAELWDSPVLQCLFSRRIPPHLSGIGGQPPPSLVNTRGMELVLLKVGGFGLSGVTNEITYYLPSAGRWKYLTSIPHVEQCNFGTAVLGNELYVVGGCFNQSLHQENVHPFGFRYNALTGEWSTMAPMRWERCRFALCVARDDLYAVGGAGEVLGDVDTAEDGEAHCERYDPHTDVWMPVAPLPGARTQHAGAAWGPYLFVSGGLNADSVLSSLLRYDTRTDSWETMVPMSIPRADHSMVVYGDRLVVCGGWYEDATGTRVLAESVEAYDIAANAWTPVTTVPTPRYHAGVAVLGSWLYTVGGFHSDTTFDRASGVVERFDLDGSLGWEEAQPYPQDIWEHVCCTLFVPRCRDDLDVISDKTLM